One window from the genome of Macaca fascicularis isolate 582-1 chromosome 7, T2T-MFA8v1.1 encodes:
- the KLHL33 gene encoding kelch-like protein 33 isoform X2: MSVLDTPHHPPELESGSHPVQKDCLGLPVHAQRTPSWPPSPDDEDPSLPSFPQEEPGSRPLVPGNLPFPALSLEEEEEEEEDEDAAEPEWLRSEEHPSQFFAEAQRLREQRLLLDEEVSVAGRVYGVHRVILAAISSLFRDRLLGGGGPRPPFSLEVSPGGWEAVLTFAYEGVLGPAPQGDVLAAAEALGAPRVKAAAQRTCERAGNAGECVKKPSQAEELRENLRAIELLYREGVGCDLKLEAGGCQLRVHRAALACGSEFFGAMLLSGMRESQGTEVSLRTISTQDLRLLVSFAYSGVVRARWPGLLRAAQAALQYQSSSCLDLCQKGLARGLSPARCLALFPMAKAPGLERLWSKARHYLLTHLPAVALCPVFPSLPAACLAELLDSDELHVQEEFEAFVAARCWLAANPETQESEAKALLQCVRFGRMSTRELRRVRAAGLPPPLTRDLLHQLMVEADVPGQERRREPDRALVVIGGDGLRPDMALRQPSQAVWWVRAFRCGVGLVRTVEWGQLPALPAPGRFRHGAASLAGSELYVCGGQDFYSHSNTLASTLRWEPSQEDWEEMAPLSQARSLFPLVALDGQLYALGGRHNGVALDSVEAYNPELDVWRPAPALPAPCFAHAAAILEGQLYVSGGCGGTGQYLASFLHYDPKLEKPGTFLSPMGVPRAGHVMAALGGRVYVAGGLGETGDLLSFEAYELRTDSWTHLAPLPSPHVGAAGAVLQGELLVLGGYSHRTYALSHLIHAYCPGLGRWLCLGTLPRPRAEMPACILTLPTVQHIAVVPTPHQTKPAG, from the exons ATGAGCGTCTTGGACACCCCCCATCATCCCCCTGAGCTGGAGAGTGGCTCTCATCCCGTCCAGAAGGACTGCCTTGGACTCCCTGTGCACGCCCAGAGAACCCCCTCCTGGCCTCCTTCCCCCGACGACGAGGACCCCAGTTTGCCTTCCTTTCCTCAGGAAGAGCCTGGCTCCAGGCCCCTGGTCCCAGGGAACCTTCCCTTTCCAGCCTTGTCcctagaggaagaagaggaagaggaagaagatgaagatgcGGCAGAGCCGGAGTGGCTGCGCAGCGAGGAGCATCCGAGCCAGTTTTTCGCTGAGGCCCAGCGGCTGCGGGAGCAGAGATTGTTGCTGGACGAAGAGGTGTCAGTCGCGGGGCGGGTATACGGGGTGCATCGGGTGATCCTGGCAGCCATCAGCAGCCTCTTCCGAGACAGGCTGCTGGGCGGCGGAGGTCCGCGGCCCCCCTTCAGCCTCGAGGTGTCCCCAGGGGGCTGGGAGGCCGTGCTGACCTTTGCCTATGAGGGGGTGCTGGGCCCCGCCCCGCAGGGAGATGTGCTGGCCGCAGCCGAGGCGCTGGGAGCGCCCCGGGTGAAGGCTGCTGCCCAGCGGACATGCGAGAGGGCTGGAAATGCCGGGGAATGTGTAAAGAAGCCCAGCCAGGCAGAGGAGCTGAGGGAGAACCTGCGCGCAATCGAGCTCCTCTACCGAGAGGGCGTCGGGTGTGACTTGAAGCTGGAGGCAGGCGGCTGCCAGCTGCGGG TGCACCGAGCCGCCCTGGCTTGTGGCAGTGAGTTCTTTGGGGCCATGCTCCTGAGCGGAATGAGGGAATCCCAGGGCACAGAGGTATCTCTGAGGACCATCTCCACCCAGGACCTGCGACTTCTCGTCTCTTTTGCTTACTCTGGAGTTGTGCGGGCAAGGTGGCCAGGACTACTGAGAGCTGCCCAGGCTGCTTTGCAGTACCAGAGCTCTTCCTGTCTGGATTTGTGTCAGAAAGGCTTGGCACGGGGCCTCAGCCCTGCCCGTTGCCTGGCCCTGTTCCCCATGGCTAAAGCCCCTGGGTTGGAGAGGCTCTGGAGCAAAGCCCGTCACTACCTCCTCACCCACCTGCCTGCTGTAGCCTTGTGTCCTGTTTTCCCTTCTTTACCAGCTGCCTGCTTGGCTGAGCTCCTGGATAGTGATGAGCTCCATGTGCAGGAGGAGTTTGAGGCCTTTGTGGCTGCACGGTGTTGGCTAGCTGCCAACCCTGagacccaggagtcagaggccaAGGCCCTGCTGCAATGCGTCCGCTTTGGCCGCATGTCCACCAGGGAGTTGCGGAGGGTGCGGGCAGCCGGGCTACCTCCACCCCTGACCCGGGATCTGTTGCATCAGCTGATGGTAGAGGCTGATGTTCCAGGCCAAGAGAGACGGAGGGAGCCTGACCGGGCACTGGTAGTGATTGGCGGGGATGGGCTTAGACCAGACATGGCCCTAAGACAACCATCCCAAGCAGTGTGGTGGGTCCGGGCCTTCCGCTGTGGTGTGGGACTGGTACGAACTGTTGAGTGGGGGCAGttgcctgccctgcctgccccagGACGCTTCCGGCATGGGGCTGCGAGCCTGGCAGGAAGTGAACTCTATGTGTGTGGGGGACAAGATTTCTACAGTCACTCCAACACCCTGGCTTCAACTCTCAG GTGGGAGCCCAGTCAAGAGGACTGGGAGGAGATGGCTCCTTTGTCCCAGGCTCGAAGCCTTTTCCCGTTGGTGGCACTGGATGGACAACTTTATGCCCTGGGTGGAAGACACAATGGTGTTGCCCTGGACTCTGTGGAGGCCTACAACCCTGAGCTCGACGTCTGGAG GCCAGCACCTGCACTTCCAGCACCATGTTTTGCCCACGCAGCTGCGATTTTGGAGGGCCAATTGTATGTGAGCGGTGGCTGTGGTGGGACTGGCCAATACCTGGCCTCATTCCTGCACTATGACCCCAAACTTGAGAAGCCAGGGACATTTCTGAGCCCTATGGGGGTACCTCGGGCTGGCCATGTCATGGCTGCATTAGGTGGGCGGGTGTATGTGGCAGGTGGGCTGGGTGAGACTGGGGACCTGCTAAGCTTTGAGGCCTATGAACTAAGGACTGATAGTTGGACTCACCTGGCACCCCTACCCTCCCCCCATGTGGGAGCTGCAGGTGCTGTGCTGCAGGGGGAGCTACTGGTGCTGGGGGGCTACAGTCACCGTACTTACGCACTCTCCCACCTTATCCATGCCTACTGTCCTGGCCTGGGCCGATGGCTTTGCCTGGGAACTCTGCCAAGGCCTCGGGCTGAGATGCCTGCCTGCATCCTGACACTGCCCACTGTGCAGCACATAGCTGTGGTTCCCACCCCACACCAAACCAAACCTGCTGGGTGA
- the KLHL33 gene encoding kelch-like protein 33 isoform X1, which produces MPCGQVPAATQPQAQQALNYPANLGMSVLDTPHHPPELESGSHPVQKDCLGLPVHAQRTPSWPPSPDDEDPSLPSFPQEEPGSRPLVPGNLPFPALSLEEEEEEEEDEDAAEPEWLRSEEHPSQFFAEAQRLREQRLLLDEEVSVAGRVYGVHRVILAAISSLFRDRLLGGGGPRPPFSLEVSPGGWEAVLTFAYEGVLGPAPQGDVLAAAEALGAPRVKAAAQRTCERAGNAGECVKKPSQAEELRENLRAIELLYREGVGCDLKLEAGGCQLRVHRAALACGSEFFGAMLLSGMRESQGTEVSLRTISTQDLRLLVSFAYSGVVRARWPGLLRAAQAALQYQSSSCLDLCQKGLARGLSPARCLALFPMAKAPGLERLWSKARHYLLTHLPAVALCPVFPSLPAACLAELLDSDELHVQEEFEAFVAARCWLAANPETQESEAKALLQCVRFGRMSTRELRRVRAAGLPPPLTRDLLHQLMVEADVPGQERRREPDRALVVIGGDGLRPDMALRQPSQAVWWVRAFRCGVGLVRTVEWGQLPALPAPGRFRHGAASLAGSELYVCGGQDFYSHSNTLASTLRWEPSQEDWEEMAPLSQARSLFPLVALDGQLYALGGRHNGVALDSVEAYNPELDVWRPAPALPAPCFAHAAAILEGQLYVSGGCGGTGQYLASFLHYDPKLEKPGTFLSPMGVPRAGHVMAALGGRVYVAGGLGETGDLLSFEAYELRTDSWTHLAPLPSPHVGAAGAVLQGELLVLGGYSHRTYALSHLIHAYCPGLGRWLCLGTLPRPRAEMPACILTLPTVQHIAVVPTPHQTKPAG; this is translated from the exons ATGCCATGTGGGCAAGTTCCCGCTGCCACGCAGCCCCAAGCACAGCAGGCACTCAA CTATCCAGCAAACCTCGGCATGAGCGTCTTGGACACCCCCCATCATCCCCCTGAGCTGGAGAGTGGCTCTCATCCCGTCCAGAAGGACTGCCTTGGACTCCCTGTGCACGCCCAGAGAACCCCCTCCTGGCCTCCTTCCCCCGACGACGAGGACCCCAGTTTGCCTTCCTTTCCTCAGGAAGAGCCTGGCTCCAGGCCCCTGGTCCCAGGGAACCTTCCCTTTCCAGCCTTGTCcctagaggaagaagaggaagaggaagaagatgaagatgcGGCAGAGCCGGAGTGGCTGCGCAGCGAGGAGCATCCGAGCCAGTTTTTCGCTGAGGCCCAGCGGCTGCGGGAGCAGAGATTGTTGCTGGACGAAGAGGTGTCAGTCGCGGGGCGGGTATACGGGGTGCATCGGGTGATCCTGGCAGCCATCAGCAGCCTCTTCCGAGACAGGCTGCTGGGCGGCGGAGGTCCGCGGCCCCCCTTCAGCCTCGAGGTGTCCCCAGGGGGCTGGGAGGCCGTGCTGACCTTTGCCTATGAGGGGGTGCTGGGCCCCGCCCCGCAGGGAGATGTGCTGGCCGCAGCCGAGGCGCTGGGAGCGCCCCGGGTGAAGGCTGCTGCCCAGCGGACATGCGAGAGGGCTGGAAATGCCGGGGAATGTGTAAAGAAGCCCAGCCAGGCAGAGGAGCTGAGGGAGAACCTGCGCGCAATCGAGCTCCTCTACCGAGAGGGCGTCGGGTGTGACTTGAAGCTGGAGGCAGGCGGCTGCCAGCTGCGGG TGCACCGAGCCGCCCTGGCTTGTGGCAGTGAGTTCTTTGGGGCCATGCTCCTGAGCGGAATGAGGGAATCCCAGGGCACAGAGGTATCTCTGAGGACCATCTCCACCCAGGACCTGCGACTTCTCGTCTCTTTTGCTTACTCTGGAGTTGTGCGGGCAAGGTGGCCAGGACTACTGAGAGCTGCCCAGGCTGCTTTGCAGTACCAGAGCTCTTCCTGTCTGGATTTGTGTCAGAAAGGCTTGGCACGGGGCCTCAGCCCTGCCCGTTGCCTGGCCCTGTTCCCCATGGCTAAAGCCCCTGGGTTGGAGAGGCTCTGGAGCAAAGCCCGTCACTACCTCCTCACCCACCTGCCTGCTGTAGCCTTGTGTCCTGTTTTCCCTTCTTTACCAGCTGCCTGCTTGGCTGAGCTCCTGGATAGTGATGAGCTCCATGTGCAGGAGGAGTTTGAGGCCTTTGTGGCTGCACGGTGTTGGCTAGCTGCCAACCCTGagacccaggagtcagaggccaAGGCCCTGCTGCAATGCGTCCGCTTTGGCCGCATGTCCACCAGGGAGTTGCGGAGGGTGCGGGCAGCCGGGCTACCTCCACCCCTGACCCGGGATCTGTTGCATCAGCTGATGGTAGAGGCTGATGTTCCAGGCCAAGAGAGACGGAGGGAGCCTGACCGGGCACTGGTAGTGATTGGCGGGGATGGGCTTAGACCAGACATGGCCCTAAGACAACCATCCCAAGCAGTGTGGTGGGTCCGGGCCTTCCGCTGTGGTGTGGGACTGGTACGAACTGTTGAGTGGGGGCAGttgcctgccctgcctgccccagGACGCTTCCGGCATGGGGCTGCGAGCCTGGCAGGAAGTGAACTCTATGTGTGTGGGGGACAAGATTTCTACAGTCACTCCAACACCCTGGCTTCAACTCTCAG GTGGGAGCCCAGTCAAGAGGACTGGGAGGAGATGGCTCCTTTGTCCCAGGCTCGAAGCCTTTTCCCGTTGGTGGCACTGGATGGACAACTTTATGCCCTGGGTGGAAGACACAATGGTGTTGCCCTGGACTCTGTGGAGGCCTACAACCCTGAGCTCGACGTCTGGAG GCCAGCACCTGCACTTCCAGCACCATGTTTTGCCCACGCAGCTGCGATTTTGGAGGGCCAATTGTATGTGAGCGGTGGCTGTGGTGGGACTGGCCAATACCTGGCCTCATTCCTGCACTATGACCCCAAACTTGAGAAGCCAGGGACATTTCTGAGCCCTATGGGGGTACCTCGGGCTGGCCATGTCATGGCTGCATTAGGTGGGCGGGTGTATGTGGCAGGTGGGCTGGGTGAGACTGGGGACCTGCTAAGCTTTGAGGCCTATGAACTAAGGACTGATAGTTGGACTCACCTGGCACCCCTACCCTCCCCCCATGTGGGAGCTGCAGGTGCTGTGCTGCAGGGGGAGCTACTGGTGCTGGGGGGCTACAGTCACCGTACTTACGCACTCTCCCACCTTATCCATGCCTACTGTCCTGGCCTGGGCCGATGGCTTTGCCTGGGAACTCTGCCAAGGCCTCGGGCTGAGATGCCTGCCTGCATCCTGACACTGCCCACTGTGCAGCACATAGCTGTGGTTCCCACCCCACACCAAACCAAACCTGCTGGGTGA